One window of the Acaryochloris sp. CCMEE 5410 genome contains the following:
- the argB gene encoding acetylglutamate kinase: protein MFNASDRVQVLSEALPYIQSFAGRTIVVKYGGAAMKDSALKATVIRDVVFMACVGLRPVVVHGGGPEINLWLEKLGIEPQFMNGLRVTDAPTMDVVEMVLVGRVNKELVSLINQAGGSAVGVCGKDGKLLMARPQGESGIGFVGEVATVNPQLINNLLDGGHIPIVSSVATDEEGQVYNINADTVAGELAAALDAEKLILLTDTPGILQDYQDPTSLIHKLDIRQARHLITEKVVAGGMIPKVTCCIRSLAQGIQAAHIIDGRVPHALLLEIFTDAGIGSMITA, encoded by the coding sequence ATGTTTAACGCTAGCGATCGCGTCCAAGTATTAAGTGAAGCGCTTCCTTATATTCAATCCTTTGCTGGACGCACAATCGTCGTTAAGTATGGTGGGGCCGCGATGAAAGATAGCGCCCTCAAAGCCACAGTGATTCGAGATGTAGTGTTTATGGCTTGTGTTGGGCTGCGCCCTGTTGTAGTGCATGGAGGGGGGCCGGAAATCAATCTGTGGCTGGAAAAACTCGGGATTGAACCCCAATTTATGAATGGTTTGCGCGTCACCGATGCTCCCACTATGGATGTGGTGGAGATGGTGTTAGTGGGACGGGTGAATAAAGAGCTGGTCTCTCTGATTAACCAAGCGGGTGGATCAGCGGTTGGAGTCTGTGGTAAGGATGGGAAATTATTGATGGCCCGTCCCCAAGGAGAATCAGGAATTGGGTTTGTGGGAGAAGTCGCTACAGTCAACCCTCAACTCATTAATAACCTTCTAGACGGGGGACATATTCCGATTGTGTCCAGTGTAGCGACGGATGAAGAAGGTCAAGTGTATAACATTAATGCGGATACGGTGGCTGGTGAGCTGGCAGCTGCTCTGGATGCAGAGAAACTCATTCTGCTGACGGATACGCCAGGGATTCTCCAGGATTACCAAGACCCTACTTCCTTGATTCACAAACTAGATATTCGCCAAGCCCGCCATTTAATTACAGAAAAGGTCGTAGCAGGCGGGATGATTCCGAAAGTGACCTGCTGTATTCGCTCTTTAGCTCAGGGGATTCAAGCAGCCCATATTATTGATGGTCGGGTGCCTCATGCATTGTTGCTAGAAATTTTTACTGATGCTGGGATTGGGTCAATGATCACCGCCTGA
- the trmD gene encoding tRNA (guanosine(37)-N1)-methyltransferase TrmD → MRFDIVTLFPEFFTSPLNTSLLGKALANGIAEVHLTNPRDFTTDKHHRVDDEVYGGGVGMLMKPEPIFAAVESLPCLPRRQIVLFTPQGRPMDQPLFHELANHYDQLVMICGHYEGVDERVAEHLVTQELSLGDFVLTCGEIPALTLLNGVIRLRPGTVGKVESLKKESFETELLDYPQYTRPAEFRGWQVPSVLRSGNHALIEQWRQEQQIQRTRDRRPDLYQKWLQKSEAPDP, encoded by the coding sequence GTGCGTTTCGATATTGTCACCTTATTTCCAGAGTTTTTTACCTCTCCTCTCAATACCAGTCTGTTAGGGAAAGCCCTTGCGAATGGGATTGCGGAAGTTCATCTTACAAATCCTCGGGATTTCACCACGGATAAGCATCATCGGGTTGATGATGAAGTCTATGGGGGCGGAGTCGGTATGTTGATGAAGCCCGAACCTATCTTTGCGGCTGTGGAGTCTTTGCCCTGTTTGCCTCGCCGCCAGATTGTCTTGTTCACCCCCCAGGGGCGCCCCATGGATCAACCGCTATTTCATGAACTCGCGAATCATTACGATCAGCTCGTGATGATTTGCGGCCATTACGAAGGGGTCGATGAGCGAGTAGCTGAACATTTAGTCACCCAAGAGCTGTCTCTCGGAGATTTTGTGCTGACCTGTGGTGAGATTCCAGCGCTAACCCTTTTAAATGGGGTAATTCGTTTGCGACCGGGCACGGTCGGCAAGGTCGAGTCTTTAAAGAAAGAGAGTTTTGAAACTGAGTTACTCGATTATCCGCAATATACTCGACCCGCTGAGTTTCGGGGATGGCAGGTCCCTTCTGTACTACGATCTGGCAACCATGCGCTGATTGAGCAGTGGCGACAGGAACAGCAGATCCAGCGAACTCGCGATCGCAGGCCGGATTTGTACCAAAAATGGCTCCAAAAATCAGAGGCCCCAGATCCTTAA
- a CDS encoding ribonuclease HII, whose translation MDYASEQIAGVDEVGRGALFGPVVAATVILSDGAIEQLVAQGMTDSKKLSPRRRMILMNQIREVAMGFRVGMASVYEIDRLNILQASLLAMRRAVLGLPSTPQFCLVDGNQRIPNLPVPQRTVVKGDQSEPAIAAASILAKVWRDQLIVRLDQRYPGYDLASNKGYGSATHRQALRELGPTRQHRLSFAPCQVSLLPD comes from the coding sequence ATGGATTATGCCTCTGAGCAGATTGCAGGTGTTGATGAAGTCGGTAGAGGGGCATTGTTTGGCCCTGTTGTAGCGGCTACCGTCATCCTCTCTGATGGGGCCATTGAGCAGTTAGTGGCCCAAGGGATGACGGATAGTAAGAAACTATCGCCACGGCGTCGGATGATATTGATGAACCAAATCCGAGAGGTGGCAATGGGGTTTAGGGTGGGGATGGCGTCAGTATATGAGATTGATCGCCTCAACATTTTGCAGGCCAGTTTACTGGCCATGCGGCGGGCTGTGCTGGGTTTACCATCTACTCCTCAGTTTTGCTTAGTCGATGGAAATCAACGGATTCCGAATTTACCGGTACCGCAAAGAACGGTCGTTAAGGGGGATCAATCCGAACCTGCGATCGCAGCGGCAAGCATCCTTGCCAAAGTCTGGCGTGATCAACTGATTGTCCGTTTAGATCAGCGCTATCCTGGATATGATTTGGCGTCGAATAAGGGCTATGGCAGCGCTACACATCGGCAAGCGTTGCGAGAATTAGGACCAACGCGCCAACATCGATTGTCCTTTGCCCCTTGTCAGGTCAGTTTACTTCCAGATTAA
- a CDS encoding TerB family tellurite resistance protein, whose product MSQSANVVKLLKILIGVAWLDGTVQQAEQVYLRKIAHNKGVEEDPELRPWLYGLRSVTKEECYAWVEDYLGKKPKSAAYQQLLEDLSGLIYSDGEVAQEEAKFLTQLQQLDPSNTDTPQFRESVTQAVQKLYQRWISN is encoded by the coding sequence ATGTCTCAATCTGCAAATGTTGTCAAACTCCTAAAGATCTTAATTGGTGTAGCCTGGCTAGATGGCACCGTTCAGCAAGCAGAACAAGTCTATCTACGCAAGATTGCCCATAATAAAGGTGTGGAAGAAGATCCAGAACTACGCCCCTGGCTCTACGGATTACGGTCTGTGACCAAAGAAGAATGCTATGCCTGGGTAGAAGATTATTTAGGGAAAAAACCTAAGTCAGCCGCATATCAACAACTCTTAGAAGACTTAAGTGGCCTAATCTATAGCGATGGCGAAGTAGCCCAAGAAGAAGCAAAATTTTTAACCCAATTACAACAACTCGATCCCAGTAATACTGATACCCCTCAATTTCGGGAATCCGTCACCCAAGCGGTCCAAAAGCTTTATCAAAGATGGATTAGTAACTAA
- a CDS encoding class I SAM-dependent methyltransferase yields the protein MVLSAVSSSTKLPFFSAHIAITQNSDGIWAAPIQTSPAIEANSVYFGHPEWAKGYFDSCHRDQVFRERWLSVMGSWDDKVVVDIGCGPGNLYASIGGSPRTIIGVDVAEGGLKMAAQIGYTPVLADAHDLPFVSEFADIVALNATLHHCEDMPTVLAEAARLVKPGGLLIVDHDPQRSAWNYQGLALMFYKMRLPIYRFFLRNLHIDSEERLTALKTEIHHRPGDGVTAEFFTQTLQPKGFQVNLFPHNQTVGADILKGVQGEFPHWRYGLGQRLSGIDSRSPEAALSLLVVAQKSQQD from the coding sequence ATGGTTCTGAGTGCAGTATCTTCCTCCACAAAACTTCCTTTTTTTAGTGCTCATATAGCCATTACTCAAAACAGTGATGGAATTTGGGCCGCTCCGATTCAAACTAGTCCTGCGATAGAAGCCAACAGTGTTTATTTCGGTCATCCAGAATGGGCAAAAGGCTACTTCGATTCTTGCCACCGCGATCAGGTCTTTCGGGAACGATGGTTATCCGTGATGGGCAGTTGGGATGACAAGGTTGTCGTCGATATTGGGTGTGGACCTGGCAACCTCTATGCCTCCATCGGCGGTTCTCCCCGCACCATCATTGGGGTCGATGTTGCTGAAGGGGGCCTCAAAATGGCAGCTCAGATCGGCTATACCCCGGTTCTTGCCGATGCTCACGATCTACCCTTCGTGTCTGAATTTGCAGATATCGTTGCTTTGAATGCAACCCTGCATCATTGTGAAGATATGCCAACGGTCTTGGCTGAAGCCGCTCGACTGGTAAAACCAGGGGGGCTCCTAATTGTAGATCATGATCCCCAGCGCTCTGCTTGGAACTATCAAGGTCTTGCCCTGATGTTTTATAAAATGCGGCTGCCCATTTATCGGTTCTTTCTCCGCAATCTTCATATCGATTCAGAAGAACGCCTCACTGCTTTGAAAACGGAAATTCATCATCGCCCCGGTGATGGTGTGACAGCTGAATTCTTTACCCAAACACTCCAGCCCAAAGGGTTTCAGGTCAATTTATTCCCTCATAACCAAACCGTGGGTGCAGATATTCTCAAAGGGGTACAAGGGGAATTTCCCCATTGGCGCTATGGGCTAGGACAGCGACTGTCGGGCATCGATTCCCGCTCTCCTGAAGCAGCTTTGTCACTCTTGGTCGTGGCTCAAAAATCCCAGCAAGACTAA
- a CDS encoding PhoH family protein: MGLTLQLPTPESAIALAGEQQGNLKLFAQQTGAQLVLRGQELLISGTDKQTQLCQQLIYLLEEAWQTGQPISPVDIMAARQVLNTKRQEEWQDLQQDILATTRRGEQIRAKTLRQRQYIQAIRKYTLTFGIGPAGTGKTYLAAVLAVQALLANEYERLILTRPAIEAGEKLGFLPGDLQQKVNPYLRPLYDALYELIEAERITSLMERGTIEVAPLAYMRGRTLNRAFVILDEAQNTTPAQMKMMLTRLGRDSRMVITGDITQSDLPTHQTSGLAVAQKILPSIEGISFCHLGKGDIVRNPLVSKIIDAYEHYEAKK, translated from the coding sequence ATGGGACTGACGCTTCAGCTACCCACCCCAGAAAGTGCAATTGCCCTAGCCGGTGAGCAGCAAGGGAATTTAAAGCTCTTTGCTCAGCAAACTGGGGCGCAATTGGTTTTGCGAGGACAAGAACTCCTTATTTCTGGAACGGATAAGCAAACACAACTTTGTCAGCAGCTGATTTATTTACTAGAAGAGGCTTGGCAAACCGGGCAACCAATCTCGCCAGTCGATATTATGGCTGCTCGCCAGGTCCTCAACACCAAGCGTCAAGAAGAATGGCAAGACCTCCAGCAGGATATTTTAGCCACGACCCGTCGAGGAGAGCAGATTCGGGCTAAAACACTTCGCCAGAGACAGTACATCCAAGCCATTCGCAAATATACGTTAACCTTTGGGATTGGTCCCGCTGGTACTGGGAAAACTTATTTGGCTGCCGTACTAGCGGTACAAGCCCTGCTAGCCAATGAGTATGAGCGGCTGATTCTGACCCGCCCAGCTATTGAAGCCGGAGAAAAACTCGGGTTTCTGCCGGGAGATTTGCAGCAAAAAGTGAACCCCTACTTGCGGCCTCTCTATGATGCCCTTTATGAGTTGATTGAGGCAGAGCGAATTACTAGCTTGATGGAGCGAGGCACCATTGAAGTTGCCCCCCTTGCCTATATGCGAGGACGGACCTTAAACCGAGCCTTTGTCATTCTTGATGAGGCGCAAAACACGACGCCCGCCCAGATGAAAATGATGCTGACCCGGCTAGGCAGGGACTCGCGAATGGTTATCACAGGCGATATCACCCAATCTGATTTACCCACTCATCAAACTTCAGGGTTGGCGGTTGCCCAAAAGATTCTGCCATCCATCGAAGGCATTTCCTTTTGTCACTTAGGCAAAGGCGACATTGTTCGCAATCCTTTAGTGTCAAAAATTATTGATGCTTACGAACATTATGAGGCTAAAAAATAG
- a CDS encoding KH domain-containing protein, whose amino-acid sequence MPSTSTTQTDYSVLVRFLVEPFLEASDTLSIDCETNASGKVWIRLAFSGTDKGRVFGRGGRTIQAMRTVLEMAGKAANQSVYLEVFNEGGANKQPSRPKRPPQKRRR is encoded by the coding sequence ATGCCTTCAACCTCTACCACTCAGACTGATTATTCGGTCCTTGTTCGCTTTCTTGTAGAACCTTTTCTCGAAGCCTCGGATACTTTGAGCATAGACTGCGAGACGAATGCCAGTGGTAAGGTTTGGATCCGTCTGGCCTTTTCAGGAACAGATAAAGGGCGAGTGTTTGGCCGAGGTGGGCGGACCATCCAAGCGATGCGCACAGTGTTGGAAATGGCTGGCAAAGCAGCCAACCAATCGGTGTACCTGGAAGTTTTCAATGAAGGAGGGGCGAATAAGCAGCCCTCTCGCCCCAAAAGGCCTCCTCAAAAAAGGCGCCGTTAA
- the rpsP gene encoding 30S ribosomal protein S16, translating to MIKLRLKRYGKKRAASYRIVAMNSRDRRDGRPLEELGYYNPITDETRLHVDAIAKRLKDGAQPTDTVRRILEKASLLEPAKAKA from the coding sequence ATGATCAAACTCAGACTCAAGCGATACGGCAAAAAGAGAGCTGCTAGCTACCGAATCGTGGCCATGAATAGCCGCGATCGCAGAGATGGTCGTCCCTTGGAAGAGTTGGGATACTATAACCCCATCACGGATGAAACCCGTCTGCATGTCGATGCGATCGCAAAGCGTCTCAAAGATGGTGCTCAGCCTACAGACACCGTGCGTCGCATTTTGGAAAAAGCTAGTCTTTTAGAACCCGCCAAGGCCAAAGCCTAA
- a CDS encoding metal ABC transporter ATP-binding protein produces MLKVQQLAVDYRGVRGLDGISFQIEPGQLVGIVGPNGAGKSTMMKAMLGLVPTVSGQVSFCTCPLCNQLERVAYVPQRSQIDWDYPITVWNVVMMARTRKLGWFRGPNRATKEMVKTALEQVEMLDLQHRRIGELSGGQQQRVFLARALAQDADIFLFDEPFNGVDQPTEAIMFQVFANLKAQGKILLVSSHDWGEAMSQLDRLLLLNRQLIADGLPDKVMTPENLQQAYRGVLGHSHGHDQSFVC; encoded by the coding sequence ATGCTCAAAGTCCAACAACTCGCCGTCGATTACCGAGGGGTAAGAGGGTTAGATGGTATTAGCTTTCAAATTGAGCCCGGCCAACTCGTAGGGATTGTCGGTCCCAATGGCGCTGGTAAAAGCACCATGATGAAAGCGATGTTGGGGCTTGTACCCACGGTGAGTGGCCAAGTGAGCTTCTGTACTTGTCCCCTGTGCAATCAGCTGGAGCGAGTGGCCTATGTTCCCCAGCGATCGCAGATAGACTGGGACTATCCGATTACAGTATGGAATGTGGTGATGATGGCTCGGACCCGCAAATTAGGATGGTTCCGGGGTCCAAATCGAGCTACCAAAGAAATGGTTAAAACGGCTCTGGAGCAAGTTGAGATGCTGGATCTACAGCATCGTCGCATTGGAGAATTATCGGGAGGGCAACAACAGCGAGTCTTTTTGGCGCGCGCCTTAGCCCAAGATGCCGATATTTTTCTATTTGATGAACCGTTTAATGGCGTAGATCAACCCACAGAAGCCATTATGTTTCAGGTCTTTGCCAACCTCAAAGCTCAAGGAAAGATTCTATTAGTGAGTAGCCATGACTGGGGAGAAGCCATGTCTCAGCTCGATCGGCTATTACTCCTCAATCGACAGCTGATTGCTGATGGTCTACCCGACAAGGTCATGACCCCTGAGAACTTACAACAGGCTTACCGAGGGGTGTTAGGTCACTCCCATGGCCACGATCAGTCTTTTGTCTGTTAG
- a CDS encoding metal ABC transporter permease: MLEWFLEPLGYEFIRNALAIGILVGVLCPVVGSYLIIQRMALLGDVIAHCVLPGLSIAAFTGIDIMIGAFSSGVAGALFITWIRSQSRIKADSAMALTFSTFFALGITLLSTLKNKFDLDSLLFGDILATAPSDILRTLGITVLILAVVKLTYKELLLYTFDPTGAQAMGLPVNALYVGLMAVTTLTIIASMQAVGVVLVIALLVGPALSAYLLVRELHQMMMLGAVLGAGVSTVGVYFSYYTELPSGPSIVLVSSSLFILVLLFSPSQGILTRPAFLAQLRQVWQTKQINHPDHK, encoded by the coding sequence ATGTTGGAGTGGTTTCTAGAACCATTAGGGTATGAATTTATCCGCAATGCCCTGGCAATCGGCATTTTAGTGGGGGTATTATGCCCCGTAGTGGGCAGCTATCTGATTATTCAGCGGATGGCATTATTGGGGGATGTGATTGCCCACTGTGTGCTACCGGGGCTGTCCATTGCGGCCTTTACGGGCATTGACATTATGATTGGGGCTTTTAGCTCTGGGGTCGCGGGGGCGTTATTTATTACCTGGATTCGATCGCAATCTCGTATCAAGGCGGATTCAGCCATGGCTCTGACCTTCTCTACGTTTTTTGCCCTTGGCATTACGCTGCTATCGACCCTGAAAAATAAGTTTGACTTAGACAGCCTATTATTTGGCGATATCTTGGCCACGGCCCCCTCAGATATTCTGCGAACGTTAGGAATAACGGTTCTGATTTTGGCAGTGGTAAAGCTGACCTATAAGGAATTACTGCTCTATACCTTTGACCCCACGGGTGCCCAGGCCATGGGGTTGCCGGTGAATGCCCTTTATGTGGGCCTGATGGCAGTGACGACCCTGACCATTATTGCCAGTATGCAGGCAGTGGGGGTCGTCCTAGTGATTGCGTTACTGGTCGGACCTGCCTTGTCGGCTTATTTGCTGGTGCGCGAATTACATCAAATGATGATGTTAGGGGCTGTGCTGGGAGCAGGGGTAAGTACTGTAGGGGTTTACTTTAGCTACTATACGGAACTGCCTTCTGGCCCATCAATTGTATTGGTGTCTTCGTCGTTATTTATTTTGGTGCTACTGTTCAGCCCATCTCAAGGAATTTTAACTCGCCCAGCATTCTTGGCTCAGCTCAGACAAGTTTGGCAAACCAAGCAGATCAATCATCCCGATCATAAATGA
- a CDS encoding gluconokinase → MTSTETPIVWIMLGVAGSGKTTIGRLLADRLDCDFLEGDRRHSAANIQKMAAHTPLTDADRQGWLEAIADDIRRAIDLKRETVLTCSALKQAHRQRLMALGPVQLVWLELSESELRQRLTQRDTHYMQVELLASQLNAVEAIQPTETGILTVDSTQPPAWVVEQIWRQALHCYPQLQRDWWQR, encoded by the coding sequence ATGACGAGCACAGAAACACCTATAGTATGGATCATGCTTGGGGTGGCAGGTTCCGGTAAAACGACTATCGGTCGCTTACTGGCTGACCGGTTAGACTGTGATTTTTTAGAAGGCGATCGCCGTCATTCTGCTGCCAATATCCAAAAGATGGCTGCTCACACACCGCTAACCGATGCAGATCGCCAAGGGTGGCTGGAGGCGATCGCAGATGATATACGCCGAGCCATTGACTTAAAACGCGAAACCGTGCTCACCTGTTCAGCCTTGAAGCAAGCGCATCGTCAAAGACTGATGGCTTTGGGACCTGTACAGCTTGTCTGGTTAGAGCTATCAGAATCCGAACTCCGCCAGCGCTTGACTCAGCGAGACACTCACTACATGCAAGTTGAACTCCTCGCCAGTCAGCTGAACGCAGTTGAAGCAATTCAGCCCACAGAAACAGGGATTCTAACTGTTGATTCAACCCAACCTCCCGCATGGGTGGTTGAGCAAATCTGGCGGCAAGCCCTTCACTGCTACCCCCAATTGCAACGAGACTGGTGGCAGCGCTAG